A single region of the Microcella sp. genome encodes:
- a CDS encoding DUF4193 domain-containing protein — MATDYDAPRKTDEDTDSIQALQERVPDKMSGVVDVDDADNPGFELAGQDLADLDLDVVVLPPQADEFTCISCFLVKHRSQLDHDEKLGSVCRECAS, encoded by the coding sequence ATGGCAACGGACTACGACGCCCCCCGCAAGACTGACGAAGACACCGATTCGATTCAGGCATTGCAGGAGCGCGTTCCCGACAAAATGTCAGGCGTTGTCGATGTCGACGATGCCGACAATCCCGGCTTCGAACTGGCCGGGCAAGACCTTGCAGATCTCGATCTCGACGTCGTCGTCTTGCCCCCTCAGGCCGACGAGTTCACCTGCATCAGCTGCTTCCTGGTGAAGCACCGCTCGCAGCTCGACCACGATGAGAAGCTCGGCTCGGTCTGCCGGGAGTGCGCTTCCTGA
- a CDS encoding alkaline phosphatase family protein, which yields MLPAPRGDIPSLADVLTGSFSALQGRPSRLELPAVRSAAVILVDGLGMGSLSVNSGHARRLLAAIPRRGGVIESAFPTTTAAALATLTTGASAGEHGLVGYRSVDPDADRVVALLRDWDATMVPRQWQRRDTVFEAAARAGIDPVVVGAERYRSTGFTEAVLRGARFTPAGSITERVETAIRLLDGGESRLVYAYIPELDMAGHSHGVDSDAWRARLDELDAALAVLDSAVPRDAGVLLTADHGMLDVPAHRRIVIAAESPVWAEVRHVAGEPRCLHLGLENPSAAVRVRDRWRDAEGERAWVVTRDEAIGAGWFGVVEPHVLPRIGDVLVAARAAVAYYDERSATSQSLAMVGQHGSFSPDETRIPLARWGAFA from the coding sequence ATGCTACCGGCGCCCCGCGGCGACATCCCGTCACTCGCCGACGTGTTGACGGGTTCGTTCTCGGCACTGCAGGGCCGACCCAGCAGACTCGAGCTTCCGGCGGTGCGCAGTGCTGCCGTGATTCTCGTCGATGGCCTCGGCATGGGCTCGCTCTCGGTCAACTCGGGCCACGCGCGTCGGCTGCTGGCGGCCATACCGCGGCGGGGGGGCGTGATCGAGTCGGCGTTTCCGACCACCACTGCCGCGGCACTCGCCACCCTGACGACGGGTGCGTCGGCCGGCGAGCACGGCCTCGTGGGGTACCGCTCAGTCGACCCAGACGCCGACCGAGTCGTCGCGCTGCTGCGCGACTGGGATGCGACCATGGTGCCTCGGCAGTGGCAGCGTCGAGACACGGTCTTCGAAGCGGCGGCGCGGGCAGGCATCGACCCGGTCGTCGTCGGGGCAGAGCGCTACCGCTCGACCGGGTTCACCGAGGCCGTCCTGCGCGGTGCCCGCTTCACGCCCGCGGGGTCGATCACCGAGCGTGTCGAGACGGCGATTCGATTGCTCGACGGCGGCGAGAGCCGACTCGTCTACGCCTACATCCCCGAGCTCGACATGGCTGGTCACTCCCACGGCGTCGACTCTGATGCCTGGCGGGCGCGCCTCGACGAGCTCGATGCGGCGCTCGCGGTGCTCGACTCGGCGGTGCCTCGAGACGCGGGCGTGCTGCTGACTGCCGATCATGGAATGCTCGATGTTCCGGCGCACCGGCGCATCGTCATTGCTGCCGAGAGTCCTGTGTGGGCCGAGGTGAGGCACGTGGCAGGAGAACCGCGCTGCCTGCATCTGGGGCTGGAGAATCCCTCTGCCGCCGTTCGGGTGCGCGACAGATGGCGCGACGCCGAAGGCGAGCGGGCGTGGGTCGTGACGCGTGACGAGGCCATTGGGGCCGGCTGGTTCGGCGTGGTCGAGCCTCATGTGCTGCCGCGAATCGGCGACGTGCTCGTGGCAGCGCGGGCTGCAGTGGCGTACTACGACGAGCGGTCGGCCACGTCGCAGTCGCTCGCGATGGTCGGTCAGCACGGTTCGTTCTCTCCCGACGAGACGCGCATTCCGCTCGCGCGTTGGGGAGCCTTCGCCTGA
- the sepH gene encoding septation protein SepH, with protein MDELSVIGVENGALIVVSADGTRFRVPITEALHTALRQNRPASPAAHRVGPRDVQAMIRSGMTAAEVAERTGEPIEYIQRFEGPVLAEREYVITAARSVAVATAAEHDGIALFGSAIDARLDELGARDIHWSSRKKDAHWLIVVDFIEGTIERRATWAYDAKKLTLAPADHEAQALSQQSASPGVMPPRLRAVAADEPSTTRFDSGAFTPTTASPGGAEPMQRPVARIAETDTAESSDVGATADLLDALRRRRGEREAAANEDWESSRAAHPSTGSIRIVDVPLDVTDDEVSGDDADAELEVDTPAPTSKTGARRGRAAMPSWDEIVFGARPDDDPA; from the coding sequence ATGGACGAACTGTCAGTGATCGGTGTCGAGAACGGCGCTCTCATCGTCGTCTCCGCCGACGGCACTCGTTTTCGTGTGCCCATCACCGAGGCGTTGCACACCGCCTTGCGACAGAACCGGCCGGCATCTCCCGCTGCCCATCGCGTCGGCCCTCGAGACGTGCAGGCGATGATCAGGTCTGGCATGACCGCGGCCGAAGTCGCCGAGCGCACGGGCGAGCCGATCGAGTACATCCAGAGGTTCGAAGGCCCAGTGCTCGCCGAGCGCGAGTATGTGATCACGGCTGCTCGGTCGGTCGCCGTCGCAACCGCTGCCGAGCACGATGGCATCGCCTTATTCGGTTCAGCGATCGATGCACGACTCGATGAGCTCGGAGCCCGCGACATCCACTGGTCGAGCCGCAAGAAAGACGCGCACTGGCTCATCGTGGTCGACTTCATCGAAGGAACCATCGAACGGCGGGCGACGTGGGCGTATGACGCGAAGAAGCTCACTCTGGCACCCGCCGACCATGAGGCGCAGGCGCTGTCGCAGCAGAGCGCGAGCCCTGGCGTGATGCCACCGCGCCTTCGAGCGGTGGCGGCCGACGAACCCTCGACCACTCGATTCGACAGCGGAGCCTTCACCCCCACCACTGCTTCACCCGGAGGCGCTGAGCCGATGCAGCGTCCGGTGGCGCGCATCGCCGAGACCGATACCGCTGAGTCGAGCGATGTCGGCGCCACCGCCGACCTGCTCGACGCGCTTCGACGACGCCGCGGCGAGCGAGAAGCCGCAGCGAACGAAGACTGGGAGTCATCTCGCGCCGCGCACCCCTCGACCGGCAGCATCAGGATCGTCGACGTGCCGCTCGACGTCACTGACGATGAGGTGTCGGGCGATGATGCCGACGCTGAGCTCGAGGTCGACACCCCAGCCCCCACGAGCAAGACCGGGGCTCGGCGCGGTCGCGCTGCCATGCCATCGTGGGACGAGATCGTGTTCGGAGCCCGACCCGACGATGATCCCGCCTGA